The window ATATTTAAACCTCCGAATACAACTACTGCGACCAGTACCAGGCTTCATTTTTATAAATATAATTTCTGGTGTTTAGGAATTCATTATTGGCAAAAGATTTAACCACCCTGATACCCGAAAGACTGTCTTCAAGCCGGGAATTAACTTCAGCTATCCTTTCCCGGCTTTCACGATAAGCCCTCCGCAAACGGCCCTGAAGAAACATTGAATACAAGAGGATCAGAGGCAGAAAGGCGAATATCGTCAGTGCAAGGCTCACATTTATTTGTAAAAGTA is drawn from Leadbettera azotonutricia ZAS-9 and contains these coding sequences:
- a CDS encoding ABC transporter transmembrane domain-containing protein, translating into MILLQINVSLALTIFAFLPLILLYSMFLQGRLRRAYRESRERIAEVNSRLEDSLSGIRVVKSFANNEFLNTRNYIYKNEAWYWSQ